A genome region from Chloroflexaceae bacterium includes the following:
- a CDS encoding metallophosphoesterase, producing the protein MIWTISDLHLSHAQPKPMDIFGPQWKDHATRIAANWLARVAPDDHVLVAGDISWAMKFPEALEDLRWLDALPGHKVLIRGNHDYWCPRNVRPLRSRLPPSLTLLGADACDLGEAVVCGTRGWITPETPGYAPATDDRIYQRELGMLERALAHAATLAAQARPIIVMLHYPPFVNRQPTAFSQRINASPGVRACVYGHLHRRQDHENAVNGRVDGVYYQLTSADFLDFGPVAVRGLD; encoded by the coding sequence ATGATCTGGACCATCTCCGACCTCCATCTCTCCCACGCTCAGCCGAAGCCGATGGATATCTTCGGCCCGCAGTGGAAGGACCACGCGACGCGCATTGCCGCCAACTGGCTCGCCCGTGTCGCCCCCGACGATCATGTGCTCGTTGCCGGAGACATCTCCTGGGCTATGAAGTTCCCTGAGGCGCTGGAGGATCTGCGCTGGCTCGACGCCCTGCCCGGTCACAAGGTGCTCATTCGCGGCAACCACGATTACTGGTGCCCCCGCAACGTCAGACCCCTCCGCTCCCGCCTGCCGCCCAGCCTGACCCTCCTGGGCGCCGATGCCTGCGACCTCGGCGAGGCCGTCGTGTGCGGCACCCGCGGCTGGATCACCCCCGAAACTCCCGGCTACGCCCCCGCCACCGACGACCGCATCTATCAGCGCGAACTGGGCATGCTGGAGCGCGCCCTGGCGCATGCCGCCACCCTGGCCGCGCAGGCCCGACCGATCATTGTGATGCTCCATTATCCGCCGTTTGTGAATCGGCAGCCCACCGCCTTTAGCCAGCGCATCAATGCCAGTCCTGGCGTGCGCGCCTGCGTCTACGGCCATCTCCACCGCCGCCAGGATCACGAAAACGCCGTCAACGGTCGCGTTGACGGCGTCTACTACCAGCTTACCTCGGCTGACTTCCTCGACTTTGGCCCCGTCGCCGTGCGCGGTCTGGACTAA